In Archocentrus centrarchus isolate MPI-CPG fArcCen1 chromosome 23, fArcCen1, whole genome shotgun sequence, the sequence ccttaaataaaactaaaacaaaaaactggtgTATTACTACAGTATAAAAACATCTGTTGCAAATAATGTGGACATGgtttgtattaaaatataattccataTACTGTCGGTGTCAGTGCACAGCAGGGCATGCCTTTGAATCTGACTTCATAACCAGTTCATGATATTGGCAGCATAACCAGTCTGCCGTGCTGCAGACCAAAGCTTGACTTTGGGTTCCATCTCTAAGGTCAGTGAATTTATTAGTAAGGTGCAGACAGCTCAGGGGATCAAAATATTGAGGGCGTCCCACTTTGCTTTAGCCAGAAAGTTTCTTTTCCATGGAGCAGCCATCTTGGCTCAAATTAGCGCTCCTCTGTGGTATGTCAAAGGTCAAAAGTCAGAGTTGATCTGATAATGAACCACAAGAAGATCTTCTTTAGTCTCACTAAGGCTAAAGAATTTTAGAAATTCACTTTCAGCTTGTGGTATTTATGGAAGCAAAGATTCGGGGGATATTTTATCACACAGTGAGAAACTTTCCAAGTGGAATTTGAATGCCTGTGTTTTTGGCAGGTGCTTtaattgttttttcccccccaatcatgtaaaatgtttttggtAGACACATGCAGACATACTTGGCAACAAATGTAAAGTAAAGGCACAAACTTGAATTGAAAATGAACATGTGCAGTTTGTACTATATGCGCTGCCCTGGCCTAGATACTCTAACTGCTCTTCATAATCTTGTTCACAGATCTACTTAGTTCAGTAAAGTTGGTAAGTTCTTAAGTGTTATTCTAAAGTGGGAAGCACTAATAAGATTAACATATGTTAATTGGTGCTTAATTAGCTGGCACCACAGACATTAGGCTTAGGGATCATTTGTCAATATGCTAGTGTGTCAATGTTCAAAGCACACAAATAGCAGGTGTAGTCACATTGCAACTGACATATTAGATGTATAGCCCCAAAAATGGCAGGCAAGATTAAAGAGAGTCCTCTAGGCCAGGGCAGAGAAATGGAGAGCaagggaagagaagaagaagaagagtttgATGAAGAGAGTAGACAAGATGTTGGCCCTCAGGGTTAGATGGAGAGAGCGAAGAAAGGACCGAGtggaggagagcagcaagagagCAAcaagagtgagtgagagagatacagagagagagagtgagagagagagagagagagagagagagaggtttcTAAGTTGACTCGACCCCTCACCCTTCACAGAGGGCCTTTATGAAGCCCGGTCGCTGCCTGTCTCAGCACTCAAACTCCAAATTCCACCGAGGTTTGTGGACAGGATGGCAGCGAGTTACAGCTGCAAGGAAAAGCCTCATTCAGCAGTGACAGtactcaaatacacacacacacacacacacacacgcatatgcacattcatgcacacactTGGAAAGACGCAATCCTCTCACAGATGCACACTCTGTCTTAACACACCTATCTttcagagagagaaaactgaGAAACCTCTACTGCTTCTATTTTGAGATGAGGACAGatataaaaccaaaaaagaaaaaaagcttccTAAGTTATTTAAGTCATGAATCTAACCTTGTCAGTATGAGAGGGACAGAATTAATATGCAAACCAGTCTCTTCTTTGTCCCTCCAACATCAACTtagtgcactctgctgagaaaaCTTGAGTTGACTGGTTAACTTTGTTATTTAAACAGACTGTCCGTCACGGACCTGTGCAATCCAGCTCCAGACTGAAAGAAGAACTATACTAAAGACAGAGATGTGCTTTTATGCAGGCCATCACAGTGTACAGTGTATGGAGACTGTATGTATGTAAGACTCTAGCCTCCAGACTACCTCTCTGTTATGCTTGGCTTTGCATTGGTCATTCCTGATATCCAGTCATTTTGCTTTTTACCCTCAAAACCCACAAGCAAACAAGTGATGCCAACTTTGCAGTGGGTTGCAAAATGATCTGGGGTATTTGGACTGCAAAAACGGTTTAAGCATTGAAAAATCCTCCATCAAAACAGGTGATTAGCCAGTAAGAAAATTACTTAATGCATGCACTTATCCTTTGAGGGAGAATATTTGCACAAAGATTTCAATTATATTAGATTCTCAGCAAACTGGAAGATATTTGCTGCAAAAGTGGAACAATGAAAATTAGCCTCCACTACCCAGGATGCTGTTTATGCACTTTACACCTGTTGTCATTTCTTACACTAAAGTTAAATTTCATGGGGCCCAGCTGGGCTAGCTACCAATGTTAGAGCACATGATGACATCCGAAAAATCATACCCTTAAATATGATACTAtgaaacacctctctgacacacctgaaaaaagtataaaattactgaccaaaaaaatcatttaaaaagacaacGTACAACAATAGCACCTgcatatattttaatgtaaacccagcagagaaaaaaaaagcagctgccCCACCAGCTTATATTTGTAGCAGCTCCTTTTTGAACCCCTGAATAAGACTGTTTTTGGAGAGGCTAGCTGAGCAACTCTGCCTGCCTAATCCCCTGCACCAAAGAACCATTCAGCCAGCATGAAGATAGCACCAAAAACTCTTACCTCCGTCTCCTGCTTTCCCGAATGGTCCCTTCAGCCGTGATGGAGATGCTGAGGGGTCCGGGACTTGGCCAATGGTGAGAGGTCGAACAGGGTGCCTTGAAGAGGGTGGGTGCGTCTGTGAAGTGTGTgaaaggtgtgtgtatgtgtctgtgcaaATTTGACCAGTGtgtagatgtgtgtgtatgtataggTCTGTGCGCTCTGGCAGACCTGAGTGCCCTGCCGCATATGTGTGAAGGTAGGCACTGAGACTGATTGGACCAGAGCAGATTGCTTTTGGTCACTGAGAGTGCACCCACCCCACACTGTACAACCACATGCACAACCCTCTCAAACATTATGCacgcactgcacacacacacacacacgcacgcacgcacgcacgcacatcagacacaaagaaacagagagTAAGGCCTACTGCTGGGAAAATATCCGGTTATCCCTCGGAAGAGTGTCCTTTATTTTTCTAAGAGGGTGGCTCAATCAGATTGGAATATTTGTCTGTATTTTCCTCAGGTGAAACTCTGGCATGTGTTGCTTTCATGTATGGGGCCCTTGTACACAATGGGACCTCTGTAAAGCCCCTGTTAGCACAGTACTGAGAGGAAGTCCCTGCTTCGAGGAAGGCCTCTGCCCTCTCTTTTGGTTGAAGCAAATTTCTCTTTGCACCAGTGGTCGACTACAGGCTTGAGTTCAGCTGTGGGAGAACTGTGGTAGTCTGAGCTGATGGAAAATATTTGGATCTGGGTTCAGACCCCCAAGACAAATGATTCTTCTCCAGTCCTGTACATACGTAGGGGTGCGTTTAGAGACCTGCATAGACAGCTTACCTCATTAGTGTCacttattaaattaaatatagaagacacacaaagacaaacacacagagtcagtCAGCTTTATTTGGCCATAGTTTTGTCTCAACCTGTCCACTTCTCCCTCCGGTGGTAACTTTACACCTTATGATGAATGAGAGGCAAAGAGTGTAGTGGGAAGGCCAGAAATCAGTCTGCACCTGCCATATATGCTGGGATTTATATCCAGGGCTTTTGTTCTGCCAAGCACTCTAATGGGAAAATAACCAAATGAACTTTCACCGAGAGTATCATACCTGAGACAATGATTTATGAGTACAATACATAGGGAGCATGGTACAGTACCCTAAACGGTGTTGACATTGGTCTCCTGTCAgaacatatacagtaccagtaaaaagtttggacacatgcagtaaacttaaaagtgttaaacaaaccaaaatatgttttagattcttcaaagtaggcaactttttctttgattacagctttgcacattctctcaatcagcttcatgatgTAATCatctgaaatggttttccaacagtcttgaaggagtttccagaggtgctgagcacttgttgactgctttgccttcactctgtggtccaactcattccaaaccatctcaattgggtttagatcaggtgattgtggaggccaggtcgtCTGACGACACACTCCATTACCCTCTTTcatggtcaaatagcccttacatagcctgCAGGTGTGTTTgaggtcattgtcctgttgaaaaaccaaTTATGGTCCCAATAAGCACAAAGCAGATAGGATGGCATGCCGCTACAGAATGCTGTGGCAGTGTACAGtaccttggattttgaataaatcaccaaACAATGTCAtcatcacacttcctccaccatacttcatggtgggaactacacatgtaggaacatCCACTCACCGTTTTTGCATgttacaaagacatggtgtttggaacaaaaaatctcaaatttggactcatcagaaaaaaaaaataaaaaattggactcatcagaccaaaggacagatttttCACTGATCTATTGTCCCTTCCTTGTAgtctccagcagcctaggcctattgcagtgtaattAAGGGAGGGttcggggtcacctgatccagccctaactgtgagctttatcaaaaagggaagttttaagcctaatcttaaaagtagagagggtgtcttcctcccaaatccaaactgggagctctTTTgacagaagagggacctgaaagctgaaagctctgcctcccattctacccTAGGTACCCTAAGTAAACCTGCAGtttgagagtgaagtgctctgttggattgatatggtactatgaggtcttaaaATAAGATCGGTCCAGATtactcaagaccttgtatgtgagaagaaatttaaatatgattttgattttaacagggagccaataaagagaaaccaatatgggagaaatctgctttctcttttgtagtccctgtcagtactctagctgcagcattttggatcaccTGAAGCCTTTccagggagtttttaggacaacctgacagtaatgaattacaatagtccagcctagaagtaataaatgcatgaactagtttttcagcatcactctgatgcaggatgtttctaatattAGAATattacacatttgtttaatatgtgtattGAAGGACTGGTAAAAAATGACTACAAGATTCCTCAccgtgttactggaggccaaggtcatgccatccagagtaagtatctggttagacaccatgtttctaagatttgtagggtcGAGTACCATAAcctcagtttgatctgaatttaagAAATTAGAGGCATCCAGTCCTTCACATCTTTAAgccattcctgcagtttaactaattggtgtgcgtcatctggcttcattgatcgATAAGGCTGGGCATCATCtccatagcaatgaaaatgcatactatgccttctaataatactacctaggggaagcatgtatagtgcaaatagaattggtcccagcacagacccctgtggaactccataattaaccctAGTGTGTGAATAAGACTCCCCTTTTGCCAGAACAAACTggaatctattagataaatatgattcacaCCACTGCATACTCTTATCTTTGCAAAAACATATTATAGTTAGTAGTAtcgaatgctgcactgaggtctagcaggacaagcgcAGAGATGAgaccactgtcagaggctgtaagaagatcagaACCTTCAgtgatgctgtttctgtactgtgatgaattatgAAGCCTGACTGAAACACTTCAGATAAActattcctctgcagatgatcagttagctgttttacaactactctttcaagaatttcttCTTCAACTTCTGGTTCTAttgaagtctatgggaaaaaaaagactttcttGACCTCTGTAACTGCTGCAGAGTTTATTATCTTTGGAACTCAATTTGGGTCATACTGAATTAAATCTATTTTGTAAATTGTGGACATGCCATGTTTCAAAAAAGGACGATTAGCTGTGGCACTTTCTGCTCCCACACAAGTCAATATAAAAATGAGCAAGCGGTTTCAGGCTCACACCTGCCCCTTCTAATCACATCTGGTTTCTTGCAACCAAGATGGTGACAGCGGAAACATTCATCTTCAGGAACCAGCGGGTGACATTGCAATAGGTACATCAATCTTTTGTAAATGTCTGTGTTAGTATGCTAGCATATTTAGGCGAAAggtttacacattcacaagCAACTGGCATTTGGAttttgacccttttttttttttttttttttttaaaaaaaggataacTACTACTATGTTATCATTATATGTATTTCAAGTATTTACATTGAGGTTATATTCATGCAAAGTGCTGGGTATGCTGTTATGCTAAAAGGAACAGCAGGACACAAGTTCATTCttagacattttatttaaattgaagACAGTTCAAATGACATCTTATCTCAGATTATTCAGAAAAACAGTGACCAAAATTAAAAAGTGTCTTGGTTGTTTTCTTATAAAAACAGTTCTCACATTTTTTGTGTACAAAACATTAAGGAGTGTTGGCCAGGAATATTCACAGGATTCTACTTTTATTCCCCcagtattaaataaaaataaattacctACAGTAAATATGCAAATTTTTAGAAGAGTCATTTTCCAAAGTAAAGTAAGACCACACACCTAGAAGAACAAAAGACCAGGTATTTGGCTTCAAGCCCAAAGATATAAAGtagtcatagaaaaaaaaaggtggtatTTTGACTTTGCATTCAGAAGCTTTACCTTCTGCTCAATGTAACATAAGGATACTCTCCAAGCTTTTTACATGCCATAAATACATATCGTCCTCCTATTCATGTACAGTTATGCTAAACTGCAATACATTTTGGTTCAGTTGTATTCATGCAGCTGTTTACACCTGCATAAGGCACAGCTAGCGGTCAATAGCCACAATTAAAGCTTCTAACCCATCAGTAGTGTCTTTTAGATCttattcaaataataaaaaaaaaagatgtttccaagacacaacaataaaatatgtttatgCCAACTAATGTCAGATACTTtacaaacatgcaaatatgTACGGCTTCACAATTCTCATTTACCAGATCAACTTCAGGGTAAAGCCATCATTTGTGGAAAATAAGAAATGGCCAAAgaaataatgtttgtttttcggTTTAGATGACAATAGACCTAAGGAGACGGAAGCACATGATGACATCTCTGGGAATTGGTGGCTGAATTTCATTGCCGTCCAGTCGGAGGTAGCGCAGTCGAGGAGCACTTTCGTTAAGTGAATCATCCACATCTTCGACAGACACAGGACAGACACTTGAGCCACTTACGCCTGTAAGTGAATAAAGGAAGTTAATGTGATAAGACTCATGGCAGCTTTAAACATTATCCTGCAGATAAACAATCCTTTTCCACAGatgcataaaaacacatttcttctaATTACGTGGAGTATAAATTAATTTCTGATTAAACAGAAACTACTACACTAAGCCTTACTTTTGATCCTATTGTGGTCAAGGTGAAGGTGCTCAAGGCCTGAGGGAATGAGAGGAACCTCAGTCAGCTGGTTGTGGGACAGCTGCAAGTCCAAAATGCTGGAGAtgttaaacacatttttgggGACCCCACTACTACCAAGCTTGTTGTGGTTGAGCCTCACAAATGCCACTTTGGGCAAACCTTTGAAGTAGCCAGGGGGGATCTTCTCAATGTTATTGCCATCAAGGAAAAGCTGGGTGGTAGAGGGTGGTAGCCCAAGAGGCATGTTACTCAGTTGGTTCTTGGCTAGGTTGATCTGCACCAGGTTGTTCAAACCCTTCAGGCTCACTTCAGTCACAGCATCATCCATCAGCTTGTTCCCCTGGAGGTCCAGGAGAGTAAGTTTTTCCAGACCGATGAAGACACCTGCAGGAATCTTGGAGACTCGATTGCGAGACAGACGTAAATGCTCCAGGCTGGCTGGCAGAGGCGATGGTACTGAAGACAAGAGgttgtcatccatgtacaggtgCACCAGGTGAGTCATTGCGCTGAGGACACCTTCTTCGACTCCCTCGCTAGTGATTTTGTTACGGTTAAGGTTCAGCCAACGGAGCTGCGTGGCATTCTTCAATGCATCTGCTGACAGAACTTCAATCATATTGCTTTGCAGATAGAGATACCATGTGTATGGAGGGATTTTAGGGATATTCTTCAAGCCTTTATTGTCACAGTAGACAGCACGAGGGAAGTTTGGCGGGCAGCGACACTCTTTAGGGCAGGCTTGAATTTGGGCAATATATTCCTCATAAGGCATGTCCTGGCTGACAGTTAACCCAACCAGGCACCAGATGCTGAGAAGCTTCAGTAGAAGTTCCATTTTGCTGCTCAGCCTGGGTTagaaagggtaaaaaaaaaagaagaagcattaCAGCCAGGGAGTCCTTTACAGACAAATATTTTTGCTTGAAAAATGCTAAGCAATTATTCTGACTGCCTTTTTTTTGGACTGTCTTAAGACACAATAATGAAAAGAGACTAGACATCTAATCTAAAGAGGATCAGATAGGAAGTAACATATTGAGACCTTTGAGGGATTAGGCCCATGCTGTAACTTATGACCCCTTTGAGAACTGGAGTCTGTTTTGTGACTAGCAACAGTGTTGGTAAGACATTTGATGCTGTACCTTTAAACACACAATGTATAAATCATATGGCTAGCATCATATCCATTTGAATTAGTATACTAAATGTTCACAAATTCAAAATGCATCCCAAATTAGTCTCCAGCAGTACAGTCACCTACTCTACCACTTCTAAAGACAAGCAGCCAACAGAGTGGTAGTCATCCTGGGTTATTACTTGCCTGCCAATTACATGTAAAAGTCAAAAGACCGGAAGCAAGGCCAGGTCAACTTTAATTGTATTAGGACAGCCTTGAAGCTCAGACGTAAAGGCATTGCATGTCAATTCATGTCAGCTTCAGTCTGCACATCTGATGTGTGCAAGTAAAAACACATGCATTCCAGCTAAACATGGCAAATGCACATGTGCTAACCCCTAAAACCCCCctaaaggaggagaaaaagatgAGAGCTTGCAGAACAGCAATACAATGAAAGCACTGCAACAGagaagtaaaaataaagaaagcagGAATGAACAAAAATCCAAAGTCAGCCTTGCCATCTTCTATCCACTCATCTCCTAAGCCACAACTTGATTCCTCTCAGCTCCCAtctggtgtttgtttaaatTCTTGATGCACTCCATGTTTGTCTGGAACTCATTTTGGGTAGCTTTCCATAGTTGGCCACACTTCAAAGACAAAGTCGGATAACCTCTGTTCAGAGATGTGCCCCTGGTTTTTCACTGTAGAAAGGCCAAAGCTTTGTGAATTGACTTTGGCACAGAATGTTTAATGCATTGGCAGCAATTTAATTCATGCTCTTAGAAAGCTGAAACCTAGTTATAAAGGCTGCAAGATTAAGTATCAACCCTATAATTCAGACAGTATAAACGTCTTTGCCTGCCAGCCCAGTccaccttacctttaccctgtAAAGTTTCCTTTTGTGGCGTCCTATCAAGTGTGATCTCAAATGATGAGGATGCCACTCACGTCCCTCTATTTGTACCACTAGCTTTTTCATTCAGTGTGTGCAAGCCTATCACTTGGGATGACGCTAAAGCTTCTCTTGGCCAGTTAGATTCCCCCAGGATCAATGGGTATAATCCTAAATAGGTGTGTACTGTGCTAAGCCTTTTCAGTACCTAAAACATGGCACACTTAGAAACGTTAATTCAAGTGTACCTGTTCTTAGTTTGCTGACTTCCACACATAAAACCATTCCTCCCTTGGTGGTATAATTGATTTAACACCCTTCAAAAGTATCTAAGAGTCCTTACTCAACCTTTTGTGCTAATTTTATGCATCTGCTGTCCACTGTGTGAACAGGATCAGTGGCATAAACAAAAAGTACACAAATATACCTCAGTTTAATTGTAATGCACAGATGATCATCTCCAAATGTGCAAATATTGATGTTTAAAGTAGATACAGCAAGTCACCAATCCTCAAGCCTGTCTGCACAGACGGCTTGAGGACATGATCaaccaaataaatattttaatgtgggAGGTTTTACTTGGGGATATTAATTTCAGTTCAACTTGTTTTAAATAATTACAGCATTATAAAAATTGAAGCTAGTGAAATGCACATTCATGGGGATATAAATATCTCCAAGTTACCCCAAAAACACTGGGGTGGAGCAGAACATTACCGGAAAAACCTGCAAGAACTGCACAATTCTTTAATATTAGCACATAGACAGAGAATAAGGGTCATCCTCAAAGAAAATCTATGCCCCATAAAGAAACTGAAATTGTAGATAATTTATTAAGTTTATATAAGTTTTaaggtttaattttaaaattttcccGAGTAAATCATCTGATATCATGAGTGAAGGCATGTTGTTCGGGGTCACTGCTAAAGCATCAAGCACAAAGTTGACGTACTCTGCTTAAGTACAAAACATTGCCGGAAGACACGAGAGGTTATGGGAGGGAAGTCAGGCTTAAGCTGAGGAGATTTTGCTGCAGGCTGGCCATGCAAATTGTTTTGCTGAAGCTAGCTGTAACAGGATTGTTGACCTTTCAACATGCGAGCCTGAGACTGTGCTAATTTCCAGTGATGACGGCAGAGACTCGAATACAACAGGATAATCCCTGCTCACTTTTGAGGATAGGAGCAACACTTATCCATGATCAGCCATGCAAGCCCATTAGAGCTCCTCTGGTGTTTGCCAGTGTGCACTTGTGTACAGCGATTATTCCTTAACACATGTTTGTGATCCTCTATGATCAGTTAAACATTCAAACATTGGTCTCAAGCACATTCAGAGGAATTATACGTCAAAGGCAAGTTGCTATCTACAGTAGTTGGAAGGACACACATTTCACATCAGCATTGCCTTCACTGTCCTACCAGGTTAGCCTGAAGCCACTCCACCTCTCCGCTAACCTGTCCAAACCTTCAGCTCTAATAAAAGGAATATAATGGCTTGTTAAgctcacagtgtagtgtacagtcTCTCAGTATGATGCAATGTTTCCTTATAAACCTTGTAGACTCAGTCAGCTCAGGCTGTGAAGAAACAGGCAGCCTGGTTGTACCCTCAAGATGCTTTCACTGTGTTACTGTACTGTGACCAAAGAGCCTTATTAGCAATGTGGGGATCAAATCAGAATTCCGTTGAATTATCTGCCTGAAAAGAGAGACTAAACCAATGTGAGAGAAACTAAACACATCAAGGTTTCAAAATAACTACTTGCACTTAAAGGATTTGAGCATGTCCATTGTgacttttcctttgtttttcgtGAGTCATAGAGTCATAAATCTGCAAAGTGGAAACTGTATTTACTGAAAACAAATGTTGGGTAATGTCTGCCTGACAGACTAAGGAGAAGCACATGCAGACAAATATGATAATGGTAATTTCCTGCCGGGGGCTTTGTGTCTAAGCCAGCTATGTTAATTACACAATGGCTTGTATTTGCAATATATGAGTTTTGTGGGATTGGTTCCAATTGATGGCTTTGCTGAAATCCACTTCATGACTTTGAAGCATTTGGAAAAGTTGGCATGACTTGTGGTGtccacaaagaaggaaaaatgtgtttatggtAATTGTtacgtggaaaaaaaaaaccacgtTTGGCATTAAAAGCAACTTTCTAAGATGTTTATTTGGAAACTTCAAAAAAACCACAGTTGTTTTTTTGCGGTTCAGTCgtttaaaggtgtgtgtgtctgtcaaatGGTTGCAGATTACAAAAGTGTCCAGCTCAATCATGATCATAAGAAGAGATACTAACTGTAGATTCATAAATAGAGGCTGTCAAAGTGAAACCAtatcaaagataaaaaaaaacaatcaaatcagATATCTGAAAATACCCTTCCACTATTCTCTCAAACAGATTTTTATAAAAGAAAGCCAAAATTATCTCTACCTGCTATTCATGCAGCCAGGTGTGTTGTGGTTCTTGTGCTCCTCCAGTGATTAGCTGTGATGATTGCAGCCTCTGAAGCAGGCAGTGCGGCAGCCTAGCCCTGTTTCTTCTATTGTTATtgttctgattctgattcaccCAAGGCTGCACCTTGGTCGCCGGTTGAACCGAGAAGATGGAGCATGTGTTGTTGGTGGGAGGATGATTGTGTGCGAGTTGGGATGTCCCTTTCAAAAGTCTGTGTTGcctactttttaaatttttttttgccagcccagcagtttttttcttcctctttttttttttttttcttgtagaaAATGAACTCATCCTTTTGCTGTTAAGGGTTAAATTGCCGTC encodes:
- the kera gene encoding keratocan — encoded protein: MELLLKLLSIWCLVGLTVSQDMPYEEYIAQIQACPKECRCPPNFPRAVYCDNKGLKNIPKIPPYTWYLYLQSNMIEVLSADALKNATQLRWLNLNRNKITSEGVEEGVLSAMTHLVHLYMDDNLLSSVPSPLPASLEHLRLSRNRVSKIPAGVFIGLEKLTLLDLQGNKLMDDAVTEVSLKGLNNLVQINLAKNQLSNMPLGLPPSTTQLFLDGNNIEKIPPGYFKGLPKVAFVRLNHNKLGSSGVPKNVFNISSILDLQLSHNQLTEVPLIPSGLEHLHLDHNRIKSVSGSSVCPVSVEDVDDSLNESAPRLRYLRLDGNEIQPPIPRDVIMCFRLLRSIVI